The following coding sequences are from one Leishmania braziliensis MHOM/BR/75/M2904 complete genome, chromosome 36 window:
- the TOR1 gene encoding putative target of rapamycin (TOR) kinase 1 — protein sequence MVSNSGVGSSHGSGGTSSNRHPLIGQLRPIFQELESSAPQTLPSIILKLEYVIEEEKDALFHRNSIKSYTANARIFPNWLNAQLRHLFERPQTHMAGVQVLRALLPVEYVELNEMTKLFSELLVRCVLETGDYKTALEAGEVWGLLLNNGSSVVEGIINNCLQFSLALLMRGGHDEVFLREDVNQRGDDRGATARPGGSPLVDLSRLGENTPLTDEDLFPEATKLSGCIFIQQLVRRVPSMIAPHVNSILECLRRAILDANKLVRVSGGDALFHTLAISYRSTDPKFYSRWQNRFLEDTERSVLYGSDIVLHGCLLAFNAVLSATALREAEGREVGFSNRGRKHILQFWAFVNDNLVSTSHNGDVRAEVLNALPLLAQYDSITFKEISVKHVRALAEAVFVGTEGTDERAIVFQVLARLFTVLPSLVVPFLDFMMKYIESSLTPHPLRGRCPEAVTCFATLAGVEPNAVRPFLRHLLGPLFAGSVTEHFARDVAKICTAFPELRSTCLSKVLEATKAQLLRMRNRPRHARASSETDHSTIVHNLNSLGSLDFTGYSTLQFLCDAVIRYVSDPHEEVRRSAIDLCFKLVLSGCSQSPCERTDVGVVIHRGREHVGLVNTVIRKLVSAAVADTESDIRLHTLEHLTAEFDYSLALQSICTALFPALHDHHQNRIAATRLLGRLSSRNPSCILPMLRCVMVQCIMDIQLFHAPKRQEQAAVVLSVVVESAPAMARPYISSLLQDCVMRLQEENKPVPVITALLSLVGKLARYAEGNDVAVVAAIRPCVIRHILDSSSIQKKIEAIRTLGDIIRTTKYVDVYETNPELLSVLLSALHGSFKETWPVRLDVLKLMGIIGAIDPVRAKEITRDLRDGGLSSSGAAAPSALQYSSSRGEEAVVQNVVKNVLGVLQLPSLSDDQCLCAVQVIANTLSLKEAASGCLTPMYRDILQTVLQRITLQAKIRENLLRVMTRIVYLYGQHIRPYMGELITTCVDFLPAAERGVLVEILCLLSEMRRSLREEFCPSLSLVLPPLLQTVQADAAHSSEPVFAFLVDMGHLLDDHLHNVVPCACEVASNPAYPVACRAAAVDAIRHFARRLPHLVFHASRCMHCLCRVLREMESHPLLFVHQPRGSADTAHRRPVAELAAGGGTAAADVRTFVAVTLDAVRDVSRNLGSDFEKYTPLVFPLLEAYGEDGQEVKSSILSTLRTNGCVAAPESTQEQEAEAAARYRVSTQELAQRRKAALEDNFAQLRSVLVARDRVTEEEWSMWLKQLAVELLRSSPSNAHGFAFALAQLHEPFARHMLHSAFAVCYAEMAPKTKDLVRTLLGNVLRSDRVPSEVLQELLNLSEYMERLEMRFNPKEGSHSTYAGLLFDLKTLMESSERCNLYAKALHYVEIQFYEATYEYERNVMRGQVHPLLPEEWSRLLQWCEKSIYLCNLLGLRESAEGMLKYIQRNFSFLTGKPPSELPLMMDAQLLEKLQWWSQSLRAYEKGLQEEPNKFSNMVGFMRSLDNLGDYGRLLESWKLFHPHITRKEASELAPYGAHAAWLLRCWEDMEKITAYMTDDGYIGTTAVFYRAVLATHKLQFHDAVPLIQNCRKRLDSTLSALVAESYDRAYGLFVGIQQLSELEELAFVSVNPQGLNHWQELWEKRLAAMAYEGWPGTLANHTLVIPLGQELEMWLRFVSLSRVHGRDRTSRDILFELLGKRSIAAALEQPRLPQPPIALATCQHFYDINERERAVELLETYLKKMDQAAPSLPDTGDSQASLAMCHAKLASWLFTVAKKKRHNMDAHYREYIRHHLEKATSLDSTNGRIWHTWARFNHDLVTHRSRGAASDVRRDEYVEHIVAAMDGYVRSVSFSQELEDMLGFLSLWFIHAALPQVQDNVTLQAEILQVSPTVWLKVIPQIIARLHSRDAVVSESVFQLLTIVAKAHPQALLYSLNVTLNSSVRSAESNTAEQMERKQAAQRLLGRIKEMHNNGRMMVKDAALVCQELVRCAVLWTELWFDELERAWFQWGRDKNAHSVLLALQPLLEHLSHPDTLAESHFVTEFGDLLSGACECVEKALSTGNNVYMEEAWNRFKTAVKRMDEQINGMTSLALQLVSPRLIQSGKDLSLVVPGQYSDTGVYPHISSFQSTLKVMNSKQHPRRLYMTGTDGVLYKFLLKGHEDLRLDERVMQLLAFVNTLLEKHSAIQRRDCMIQVFSVTPLSENAGLVGWVDNCDTLHQLIKDYRVHSKYLSIEVNLMLSFNVDLDRLQVIQHVEPFEFALEQTEGADLANSLWMRAPSAESWLDRRTTYVCSLATMSMVGHILGLGDRHPSNLMIHSFSGRVVHIDFGDCFDVAQNRSAFPEKVPFRLTRMLVKAMEMGGIDGLFRHGCITVMGVLREEGSSILALLEAFVHDPLVSWWRDESEDGAVASAVVASAAPSSSMPSIAAPAPLSHYSQRAAYAAIGESFHKSRTAFPSLTPASRLSVSCGRSLRAPQASVASRVRASPPLVSSSQSSDILSNMSVNHTSEAKKVVNRIREKLEGREFAGWQLQANALSHAAGGVGVAMKEGAGEEPMTSARLGSDASAAPMASGEDGLSVQAQVTRLISEATSNENLCVHFQGWCPFW from the coding sequence ATGGTGTCCAATAGCGGCGTAGGCAGTAGCcatggcagcggtggtacGAGCAGCAATCGGCATCCGCTGATTGGTCAGCTGCGGCCCATTTTTCAAGAGCTAGAgtcgtctgcgccgcagACGTTGCCTTCCATTATCCTCAAGCTAGAGTACGTGatcgaggaagagaaggacgcGTTGTTTCACCGCAACTCCATCAAGTCCTATACGGCCAACGCACGCATTTTCCCAAACTGGCTGAATGCGCAGCTGAGACACCTGTTCGAGCGGCCGCAGACGCACATGGCGGGCGTGCAGGTGCTACGGGCGTTGCTACCAGTGGAGTACGTGGAGCTGAATGAAATGACGAAGCTCTTTTCGGAGCTGCTGGTACGCTGCGTACTAGAGACGGGGGACTACAAGACAGCCTTGGAAGCTGGGGAAGTGTGGGGACTGCTGCTCAACAATGGCAGCAGTGTAGTGGAGGGCATCATCAACAACTGCTTACAATTTTCGTTAGCCCTGCTGATGCGCGGAGGGCACGATGAGGTATTTCTGCGCGAGGACGTGAACCAGCGCGGCGACGACAGAGGAGCGACGGCTCGACCGGGCGGGTCCCCTTTAGTGGACCTTTCACGGCTGGGCGAGAACACTCCTCTCACGGATGAGGATCTGTTCCCCGAGGCAACAAAGTTGTCGGGGTGCATCTTCAttcagcagctggtgcgccgcgtgccgTCAATGATTGCGCCGCATGTAAACAGCATTCTTGAGTGCCTGCGCCGTGCCATCCTTGACGCTAACAAACTTGTGCGAGTGAGCGGCGGTGATGCGCTCTTTCACACGCTAGCCATCTCCTACCGCTCAACCGACCCCAAGTTCTACAGTCGTTGGCAGAACAGATTCCTCGAAGACACGGAGCGGAGCGTCCTGTACGGAAGCGACATAGTTTTGCATGGATGCCTGTTGGCCTTTAATGCCGTGCTCTCCGCCACGGCGTTGCGTGAGGCGGAAGGGCGAGAAGTCGGCTTCTCCAATCGGGGGCGCAAACACATTCTGCAGTTCTGGGCGTTTGTCAATGACAACCTTGTGAGTACCTCCCACAACGGCGATGTGCGCGCCGAGGTGCTCAACGCATTACCGCTGCTGGCACAGTACGATAGCATCACCTTCAAGGAGATCTCGGTGAAGCATGTGCGCGCGCTCGCGGAGGCGGTGTTCGTTGGGACTGAAGGCACAGATGAGCGGGCAATAGTGTTTCAGGTACTTGCGCGACTCTTCACGGTGCTGCCTAGCCTCGTCGTACCGTTTCTGGACTTTATGATGAAGTACATCGAGTCGTCGTTAACACCGCACCCTCTCCGTGGCCGCTGCCCTGAGGCTGTGACGTGCTTCGCCACGCTCGCTGGCGTAGAGCCGAATGCGGTGCGGCCCTTTCTGCGACATCTGCTGGGGCCACTCTTCGCTGGGTCGGTGACGGAGCACTTTGCGCGCGATGTAGCGAAAATCTGCACAGCCTTTCCAGAGCTGCGGTCGACGTGCTTGTCCAAGGTACTGGAGGCGAccaaggcgcagctgctaCGCATGCGCAACCGACCTCGACACGCCCGTGCGTCAAGCGAGACGGATCACAGTACGATTGTGCACAACCTCAACTCTCTCGGAAGTCTTGACTTCACTGGATATTCAACGCTGCAGTTCCTGTGTGACGCCGTTATTCGGTACGTATCCGATCCacacgaggaggtgcgccgaaGTGCGATCGATCTGTGCTTCAAACTGGTCCTCTCCGGCTGCTCTCAGTCGCCATGCGAGCGCACTGACGTCGGCGTCGTGATTCACCGCGGCCGGGAACACGTGGGGCTGGTGAACACTGTCATCCGGAAACTTGTAAGTGCAGCTGTTGCTGACACCGAGAGTGATATCCGTCTGCACACACTGGAACACCTCACCGCGGAGTTTGACTACTCACTGGCCTTGCAGAGCATCTGCACGGCACTGTTCCCCGCCCTACATGACCATCATCAGAACCGCATCGCCGCCACTCGTCTCCTGGGCCGCCTTTCCAGTCGAAACCCATCATGCATCCTCCCTATGCTACGTTGTGTGATGGTTCAGTGCATTATGGACATTCAACTTTTCCACGCACCGAAACGGCAGGAgcaggcggcagtggtgctgagcgtggtggtggagtCCGCCCCTGCGATGGCGCGCCCGTACATCTCGTCTTTGCTGCAGGACTGCGTGATGCGGCTACAGGAAGAGAACAAACCTGTTCCGGTGATCACGGCACTTTTGTCGCTTGTTGGGAAGCTCGCGCGTTACGCGGAGGGCAACGACGTGGCGGTGGTTGCCGCCATCCGACCCTGTGTTATTCGGCACATCCTTGACTCGTCCAGCATCCAGAAGAAGATCGAAGCCATTCGCACTCTGGGAGACATCATCCGCACCACAAAGTACGTTGACGTGTACGAGACGAATCCTGAGTTGCTGAGCGTTCTTCTCTCCGCTCTCCACGGCAGCTTCAAAGAAACGTGGCCCGTGCGACTGGATGTGCTGAAGCTGATGGGCATTATTGGCGCCATCGATCCGGTTCGTGCCAAGGAGATCACGCGGGACTTGCGGGACGGGGgcctgagcagcagcggcgcggctgcaCCTTCCGCATTGCAGTATTCTTCCTCtcgcggcgaagaggcggTTGTGCAGAACGTTGTGAAGAACGTACTCGgcgtcctgcagctgccatCCTTGTCGGATGACCAATGCTTGTGCGCTGTGCAGGTGATTGCGAACACGCTGTCACTCAAGGAGGCAGCGAGCGGGTGTCTGACCCCGATGTACCGCGACATACTACAGACTGTTCTTCAGCGAATTACTCTTCAGGCTAAGATACGCGAGAACTTGCTCAGGGTAATGACGCGCATCGTGTATCTATACGGCCAGCACATTCGTCCGTACATGGGCGAGCTCATCACCACGTGCGTCGACTTCCTTCCCGCTGCGGAGCGCGGCGTACTTGTGGAGATACTGTGTCTGCTGAGCGAGATGCGCCGCTCGCTGCGTGAGGAGTTCTGCCCGTCGCTCTCGCTGgtgttgccgccgctcctccagaCGGTGCAGGCGGACGCCGCGCACTCCAGCGAGCCTGTGTTTGCCTTCCTCGTCGATATGGGACATTTGCTTGATGACCACCTCCACAACGTTGTGCCGTGTGCCTGCGAGGTGGCAAGTAACCCTGCCTATCCTGTGGCATGCcgtgcggcggctgtggaCGCCATTCGGCACTTTGCTCGTCGACTGCCGCACCTTGTGTTCCACGCATCGCGCTGCATGCACTGTCTGTGCCGGGTGCTGAGGGAGATGGAGTCGCATCCCCTGCTGTTTGTGCATCAACCACGAGGGTCTGCGGATACGGCTCATCGCCGCCCTGTTGCCGAACTGGCGGCTGGTGGAGGCACGGCGGCTGCGGACGTGCGTACCTTTGTCGCTGTTACTCTGGATGCAGTGCGCGACGTGAGCCGAAACCTCGGTAGCGACTTCGAGAAGTACACCCCTCTGGTGTTTCCACTGCTGGAGGCCTACGGCGAGGACGGGCAGGAAGTAAAGTCGTCTATCCTTAGTACCCTACGCACGAACggctgcgtggcggcaccCGAGAGCACTCAAGAGCAAGAGGCCGAGGCTGCCGCTCGGTATCGCGTCAGCACTCAGGAGCTGGCTCAGCGGCGCAaggctgcgctggaggatAACTTTGCGCAGCTTCGCAGCGTCCTTGTCGCACGCGACCGAGTGACCGAGGAGGAGTGGAGCATGTGGCTGAAACAGCTGGCAGTGGAGCTGCTACGGTCGAGTCCGTCGAACGCGCATGGCTTCGCCTTTGCCCTTGCTCAGCTGCACGAGCCCTTTGCGAGGCATATGCTGCACTCCGCCTTCGCTGTATGCTACGCTGAAATGGCGCCGAAGACGAAGGATCTGGTTCGCACTCTTCTCGGCAACGTACTTCGCAGCGACCGCGTGCCGTCAGaagtgctgcaggagctgctgaacTTGTCAGAGTATATGGAGCGACTGGAGATGCGCTTTAACCCCAAAGAGGGCTCACACAGCACGTACGCCGGGCTTCTGTTTGATTTGAAGACGCTGAtggagagcagcgagcgGTGCAATTTATACGCCAAGGCGCTGCACTACGTCGAGATTCAGTTCTACGAGGCAACGTACGAGTACGAGCGCAACGTGATGCGCGGTCAGGTCCACCCACTGCTGCCGGAGGAATGGAGTAGGCTTCTACAGTGGTGTGAGAAGAGCATCTACTTGTGCAATCTGCTAGGACTGCGCGAGAGCGCGGAGGGCATGCTGAAGTACATTCAGCGCAACTTTTCTTTTCTGACCGGCAAGCCCCCGTCAGAGTTACCACTCATGATGGacgcgcagctccttgaGAAGTTGCAGTGGTGGTCGCAGAGTCTGCGGGCGTATGAGAAGGGTCTGCAGGAGGAGCCGAACAAGTTCAGTAACATGGTTGGTTTCATGCGCTCTCTCGACAACCTCGGCGACTATGGTCGACTACTGGAGTCATGGAAGCTATTCCACCCTCACATTACGCGTAAGGAGGCCTCTGAGCTGGCCCCATACGGTGCCCACGcggcgtggctgctgcggtgctggGAGGACATGGAGAAGATCACAGCCTACATGACCGATGACGGCTATATTGGCACGACTGCCGTCTTTTACCGTGCCGTGCTCGCCACTCACAAGCTTCAGTTCCACGACGCCGTGCCGCTAATTCAAAATTGCCGCAAGCGACTCGACTCAACGCTGTCGGCACTCGTCGCGGAAAGTTACGACCGCGCCTACGGTCTGTTTGTCGGTATTCAGCAACTGAgtgagctggaggagctcgcaTTTGTCTCCGTCAATCCGCAAGGCCTCAACCACTGGCAGGAGTTGTGGGAGAAACGGCTGGCTGCCATGGCCTATGAAGGCTGGCCCGGTACACTTGCTAACCACACGCTTGTCATTCCACTGGGgcaggagctggagatgTGGCTGCGGTTTGTGTCGCTCTCGCGCGTGCACGGCCGCGACCGCACATCGCGCGACATTCTGTTCGAGCTTCTGGGCAAGCGGAGCATAGCGGCCGCGCTGGAAcagccgcggctgccgcaaCCCCCCATTGCCCTCGCTACCTGCCAGCACTTCTACGACATTAACGAGCGCGAAAGGGCGGTCGAGCTACTTGAGACGTACCTGAAGAAGATGGACCAGGCGGCCCCCTCGCTACCGGACACCGGGGACAGTCAGGCGAGCCTGGCCATGTGTCATGCAAAACTGGCGAGCTGGCTCTTCACCgtggcgaagaagaagcggcaCAATATGGACGCGCACTATCGCGAGTACATCCGTCACCACCTCGAGAAGGCGACCAGCCTTGACAGCACTAACGGTAGGATTTGGCACACATGGGCGCGTTTCAACCACGACCTTGTCACACATCGTTCCCGCGGTGCGGCGAGCGATGTGCGCCGCGACGAGTACGTTGAACACATCGTGGCTGCCATGGACGGCTACGTTCGGAGCGTGTCTTTTTCTCAGGAGCTCGAGGACATGCTAGGGTTTCTCTCCTTGTGGTTCATTCAtgccgcgctgccgcaggtgcAGGACAACGTGACGCTGCAGGCGGAGATTCTCCAGGTGAGTCCGACGGTGTGGCTCAAGGTTATTCCGCAAATCATCGCCCGCCTGCACTCGCGCGACGCAGTTGTGTCGGAGTCCGTCTTTCAGCTGCTCACCATTGTCGCCAAGGCGCACCCGCAAGCGCTCTTGTACAGCCTCAACGTGACGCTGAACTCTAGCGTGCGGAGTGCAGAGAGCAACACAGCGGAGCAGATGGAGCGCAAGCAGGCGGCTCAGCGGTTGCTTGGCCGCATCAAGGAGATGCACAATAATGGCCGCATGATGGTCAAAGACGCTGCCCTTGTCTGCCAGGAACTCGTGCGGTGCGCTGTGCTCTGGACAGAACTTTGGTTTGACGAGCTCGAGCGAGCATGGTTTCAGTGGGGGCGCGACAAGAACGCCCACAGCGTGCTTCTTGCGCTTCAGCCGCTGCTTGAGCATCTGTCGCACCCCGATACACTTGCCGAGTCGCACTTTGTGACCGAGTTTGGCGACTTGCTCAGCGGCGCCTGCGAGTGCGTCGAGAAGGCTTTGTCGACCGGAAACAACGTCTACATGGAGGAGGCGTGGAACCGCTTCAAGACGGCGGTGAAGCGGATGGATGAACAGATCAACGGCATGACGTCCCTCGCCCTTCAGCTCGTGAGCCCGCGTCTGATTCAGAGCGGCAAGGACCTGTCACTGGTGGTGCCGGGGCAGTACAGCGATACCGGCGTGTACCCGCACATCTCCTCCTTTCAAAGCACGCTGAAGGTGATGAACTCCAAGCAGCACCCGCGTCGCCTCTATATGACCGGCACGGACGGCGTCTTGTACAAGTTTCTCCTCAAAGGCCACGAAGACCTGCGGCTCGACGAGCGCGTTATGCAGCTGCTGGCTTTCGTGAACACACTGCTGGAGAAGCACTCGGCTATCCAGCGCCGCGACTGCATGATCCAGGTCTTCTCCGTCACCCCTCTCAGCGAGAACGCTGGGCTGGTGGGGTGGGTCGACAACTGCGACACACTGCATCAGCTCATCAAGGACTACCGTGTGCACTCCAAATACCTCTCGATCGAGGTGAATTTGATGCTGAGCTTCAACGTTGACCTGGACCGGCTTCAGGTGATCCAACATGTGGAGCCGTTCGAGTTCGCGTTGGAGCAGACAGAGGGCGCCGACCTCGCCAACTCGCTCTGGATGCGCGCGCCAAGCGCTGAGTCGTGGTTGGACCGCCGCACCACGTATGTCTGTTCACTTGCCACCATGTCCATGGTTGGTCACATTCTGGGCCTCGGGGACCGTCATCCATCGAACCTAATGATCCACTCCTTCAGCGGTCGCGTCGTGCACATCGACTTTGGCGACTGCTTCGATGTGGCGCAGAACCGAAGCGCATTCCCAGAGAAGGTGCCATTCCGACTGACTCGAATGCTGGTCAAGGCGATGGAGATGGGCGGCATCGACGGACTTTTCCGCCATGGTTGCATCACGGTGATGGGCGTACTGCGTGAGGAGGGCAGCAGTATTCTGGCGCTGTTGGAGGCGTTTGTGCACGACCCCCTCGTGTCGTGGTGGCGCGATGAGTCGGAGGACGGGGCAGTTGCATCTGCTGTCGTCGCGTCGGCagcgccgagcagcagcatgccGTCTATCGCCGCACCGGCACCACTCAGCCACTACTCGCAGCGCGCCGCCTACGCGGCTATCGGGGAGTCCTTTCACAAGTCTCGCActgcctttccctctctcacgccgGCATCGCGCTTGTCGGTGTCGTGTGGTCGCTCCTTACGCGCCCCACAGGCTTCGGTCGCTTCCCGCGTGCGTGCTTCACCTCCCCTTGTTTCCAGCAGCCAGTCGTCAGATATTTTGAGCAACATGTCAGTCAACCACACCAGCGAAGCAAAGAAAGTGGTCAATCGCATTCGCGAAAAGCTCGAGGGCCGCGAGTTTGCTGGGTGGCAGCTCCAAGCCAACGCCTTGTCTCACGCGGCAGGTGGCGTGGGTGTGGCCatgaaggagggggcgggggaggagcCGATGACCAGTGCTCGCTTGGGCAGCGacgcgtcagcagcaccaatGGCGAGCGGCGAAGACGGGCTTTCTGTTCAGGCGCAGGTGACTCGGCTCATCTCGGAGGCCACCTCCAACGAGAACTTGTGTGTCCACTTTCAAGGCTGGTGCCCGTTCTGGTGA